From one Anomalospiza imberbis isolate Cuckoo-Finch-1a 21T00152 chromosome 25, ASM3175350v1, whole genome shotgun sequence genomic stretch:
- the ID3 gene encoding DNA-binding protein inhibitor ID-3 → MKAISPVRSVRSCYEAVCCLSEQSLAIARGSHNKSPALEEPMNLLYDMNDCYSKLRELVPGIPQGTKVSQVEILQHVIDYIFDLQIVLEEGSKGRDPSSEATLLSLKAAELASELRTKDERSLCH, encoded by the exons ATGAAAGCCATCAGCCCGGTGCGCTCCGTCCGGAGCTGCTACGAGGCCGTTTGTTGCCTCTCGGAGCAGAGTTTAGCCATCGCCCGGGGCAGCCACaacaagagcccggccttggaaGAGCCCATGAACTTGCTCTACGATATGAACGACTGCTATTCCAAATTGCGGGAGCTGGTGCCGGGCATCCCTCAAGGCACCAAGGTGAGCCAGGTTGAGATCCTGCAGCACGTCATAGACTACATCTTCGACCTCCAGATCGTGCTGGAGGAGGGGTCCAAGGGCCGCGACCCCTCCTCCGAGGCCACCCTACTTTCCCTTAAG GCGGCTGAACTCGCCTCAGAACTCCGCACCAAAGACGAGAGAAGTTTGTGTCACTAA